TAACGCGCGCAACTTTTCACAATGCGACTCGTTGTTGATGGGCGATAAGTGCGGAGCACATACGTTTCCATACATCGAGATAAAAGATAAAACAGCCATCGTTGAACACGAAGCTACCACATCAAAAATCGGTGAGGATCAGCTTTTTTATTGCAACCAACGCGGCATTGAAACGGAGAAAGCGATCGGATTGATTGTCAATGGATATTGTAAAGAAGTATTGAACCAGTTACCAATGGAGTTTGCTGTGGAAGCGCAAAAGCTTTTAGCGGTAAGCCTGGAAGGGAGTGTTGGTTGAAAAAGGTTTCAGGTTTCAAGTTTCAGGTTTTTTGAACTTAGAACTTAACCCCGAATTTTAAAAATCAGGGTTTTAAAATATAGTTAATGGCAACCATAAAACGATTTGAGGATATTGAAGCCTGGCAACAGGCCAGAGTGTTATGTAGTGAAGTCTACAAAATCACTAATGAAGGTCCGTTTGTTAAGGATTATAAACTGCGTGACCAGATCAACGGATCGTCCGGGTCAGTCATGGATAATATTGCCGAAGGTTATGAACGGGATGGCCGGAAGGAGTTTATCCAGTTTTTATCGATAGCAAAAGCTTCCTGTGGGGAGGTGAGATCACAATTATACCGGGCTATTGACAGAAATTACATTACAAAAGAAAGATTCGAAGACTTATATAATATGTCTAACAAAATAGGTAAAATGATTTCAGGTCTAATGACTTATTTAAAGGGTAGTGATTATTCGGGAACAAAATTTAATGAACCAATAGTTCCGTACGCTAACCAACCTGAAACTTGAAACCTGAAACTTGAAACCAATTATGTTAAGCATAAAAAATCTGAAAGCCGGTATTGAAGGAAAGGAAATCCTGAAAGGGATTAACCTGGAAGTGAAGCCCGGTGAAGTTCATGCCATCATGGGTCCTAATGGCTCAGGCAAAAGTACATTGAGTAATGTGTTAGCCGGCCGCGAGAATTATGTTGTAACGGAAGGCGAAATAAAATTTAAGGGAAAAGATCTCCTCGAATTTTCTCCTGAAGACCGCGCACGCGAAGGATTGTTTCTTGCATTCCAATATCCTGTGGAAATTCCAGGAGTTAGCAATGTTAATTTTTTAAAAACAGCTATAGCTGAGATCCGTCAATACAAAGGACTCCCGCCGTTGGAAGCAAAAGACTTTTTGAAATTGTTAAAAGAAAAACAAGCTTTGGTTGAATTACAAGGCACGCTCGCTAATCGTTCTGTGAATGAAGGATTTTCCGGTGGCGAAAAAAAACGAAATGAAATTTTTCAAATGGCAATGTTAGAGCCAACGCTTGCTGTGCTTGATGAAACTGATTCCGGGCTTGACATTGATGCGCTTCGTATTGTTGCCAATGGTGTAAATAAGCTACGTTCAAAAGACAGGTCGTTTATTGTCATTACTCACTACCAGCGCTTACTTGAATATATAATCCCCGATTTTGTGCATGTATTATATAATGGACGCATTGTAAAATCAGGCACAAAAGAATTAGCATTGGAACTTGAAGAAAAGGGATATGATTGGATCAAAGACCTTAGCCCTGTTCTCCCC
The sequence above is drawn from the Bacteroidota bacterium genome and encodes:
- a CDS encoding four helix bundle protein, coding for MATIKRFEDIEAWQQARVLCSEVYKITNEGPFVKDYKLRDQINGSSGSVMDNIAEGYERDGRKEFIQFLSIAKASCGEVRSQLYRAIDRNYITKERFEDLYNMSNKIGKMISGLMTYLKGSDYSGTKFNEPIVPYANQPET
- the sufC gene encoding Fe-S cluster assembly ATPase SufC; this encodes MLSIKNLKAGIEGKEILKGINLEVKPGEVHAIMGPNGSGKSTLSNVLAGRENYVVTEGEIKFKGKDLLEFSPEDRAREGLFLAFQYPVEIPGVSNVNFLKTAIAEIRQYKGLPPLEAKDFLKLLKEKQALVELQGTLANRSVNEGFSGGEKKRNEIFQMAMLEPTLAVLDETDSGLDIDALRIVANGVNKLRSKDRSFIVITHYQRLLEYIIPDFVHVLYNGRIVKSGTKELALELEEKGYDWIKDLSPVLPS